GGGCAGGCGCTCTACCGCTGAGCAACAGCCCGATtgctaaaaaacaaaattaagacTCCAGTCTTTGTTGTTGATTTCACCGACTCCGCCTTGTGAGGAGTAAGGCCACCAGTCCATTTAGCTTAGCGCTGCGcccactggctggcagcagctctctgaggtttctttcccccagccttacctggagaccGGAACAGGGAGGACTTCCTTCGGCCAGGAAAGCAGCCGCTCTAACCGAGGAGTCAAACCCTCGCGGCAATGGCAGGTCCAAGCATGGGGCGCCTGCTCCGCTTTCTTCAACAAGACGGGGGCGTGTTTTTTGGGGGAGACACACAGAATGCATGGACAAAAGAACcagcaaaggaaggaggaggaggaggaagaaaaaggaacagcGGTGGACATCCAGATTTGCAAAACCAAGAGTAGCTACAAATAGAGAGGCGTGtggtccaataaataaataagttaaagaACCCAGAACAGTTTAAATAGCATCCTCTGACGCTGAACACCCGCCTCCCCAGCCCGCCCCACAAAAAAGAGACAATCCACAAGAGATAAGACAGGCAGGGGGCTTAATTCTCACCCGTCCCTTAAAGGAGAGCGAGGGGAGatggtttgtttttaagctttTACACCCCTCCTAGGTTTGGGGTctcgtccccaccccccaccccaaaaaccaacaaccccacaAAGGATAAAGCAATGGGATGGGTCAATGGAGGTGGGGAGATGGCTAGGCCAGGACTCCATAGTTACTTgggaggtggcggggggggggagacatgaggcaggcaaggaggaaggtgcagcaggagaggggggcggGGTGAGGGGGGCTCCGCCTGGGAGTCTCTTCAACAGGCACAGTCCTGGTGCGGGGGGGCTTGCTGGTCGGTCAGCTGCGGACCCTGCTTGGCCCCAGTGACGGCGGGGTCGGCCGTGTCCAGCGACTCAGACATCTTTTCACAGATAATGTCCACCAGGCGCTCGAAGGTCTGCTTGACGTTGATGTTGTCTTTGGCGCTGGCCTCGAAGAACTCGAACCCTGGCGCAGGGGgggatttacaaaaataaattttaaaaatgaacacatAGAAAGACAGAGAGCAGGGGGGGGcaggaacattaaaaacacaacaaagcgtcaaatgtttttaaaaacttccatacAGAGGGCTCTCCCATGAAAGAtgggagccagcttgttttctcctgctctggagggtagaacctgAATTCATGGCTTCaggttccaagaaaggagattccgactaaatatcaggaagaactttctgacggtaagagccgTTGGACGGCGGAagggtctccctcgggaggttgcggtctctccttccttggaggtttttaagcagaggtcgggtggccatcggtcttggatgctttagcagagattcctgcattgcaggaggttggactggatgaccctcggggtcccttccaactcaaacaattctatgaatcaccattaattatttttattataccaCTCActattacagtggcacctcggtttttgaacgtctcgGAAGTTGGACGTTTTGGAtttcaaacgccaaaaacccagaaggaaatgcttcggttttcgaacgcttttcagaagtcgaacatgctatgtggcttccatattgagttcaCTGTTAAGTAAAGcttccggaagtaaatgcttcagttttcgaacgcttttcggaagtcaagctgtcttccggaatggattacgttcgaaaaccaaggtgccactgtattttagccgccgccaccaccaacaattattattattattattagcataatGAAACATCAGTATTTTTATTACTATCCTGTCCATTGTTATTATTACACTGATAcacccttttcctccaaagagctcaaggcgcTGCTCATGGGCCTCTCACCCCGCCATCGTCACAACTACCCTGCGAGGCAGGCCTAAGCCATCCTTGGCGGCCGGGGAGAAACCTTGCAAAGCACTGAAGCTTCTCCCCCTCCTGGATTTCCCCcttcctgcttcccctccccctctctgcctctccatctctctctctcattcacacaACCCCCAGAGCGCCTTCTTCCGGCTGCCGACTCACCCAGGTGCTCGGCCAGCTGGCGGCCCCGCTCCGACGAGACGACCCGCTCGTCCTCCATGTCGCACTTGTTCCCCACCAGCAGGACCTGGGCGTTGTCCCACGAGTAGGTCTTGATCTGGGTCGACCTGGCAGAGAGACGGAagcagcaaaggggtgggggtcaTGGGAAGACTGGACAGCCAAAAAGACCACTCACTGTCTCCCCTTCCTGGGGAGCTgctaagccagtgatggccaaactcggccctccagctgttttgggactacaactcccatcatccctagctaacaggaccagcggtcagggatgatgggagttggagggccgagtttggccatcactgtatcTAAGCAGAGGTGGGAAGGCCAACAGCCAGGGACACTTCAGtcgagattcctgcgttgcagggggctgggctggatgaccctcgggggcccTTCCAATGACTGGACTATGCGCTTCAGAAGCTGAGAGCTCTCTGCCCTCCATTGCCCCCATCTGGGCTAGCAAAGGTCAGCCTTAAGTCTCTTTCTCCCCCGGAGTCACACTTCTGTATTGCCCCCATTCAGGgtggacttgatttaaatcacgatttaaatcattagtcagtaagacttgattcaaaacacttttttacagaaagactcattcttgctggtataatcttaatatttacaaccagaggaaggcttcctttttggaataataaattttcggAGTCGTtctttacagttatatcaaaaattactagaaatacattgacagataattatgaaattaaggTGAGGTTTTAATAAGTCAAcagtttatatttggacaacttttctgctgtatttggttggaaggaggaaaataataatttccttaataacaatttaaacaatttatttaactagaACAATAACGTTATTgcatatacatggaaaaatacggtatatcttgGTATTGTTACAGTGGGGCTATCATTGGATTATAATGGAAAATTTATAAAATCAAAAATATGAATAATAGTCCGGAGGCTGGtgactccccacccacccccagggtCTCCCCCGGGACTCACCAGTCCTGGACGGCGTTGAAGGACTCCTCGTTGGTGATATCGTACATCAGGATGAAGCCCATGGCTCCCCGGTAGTAGGCGGTGGTGATGGTCCGGTATCGCTCCTGCCCAGCCGTGTCCTGGGGAAAGGCCAAGAGAGGCTGTTAAGGAGGGGCccggcaggatcaggccccaaTTCTGTCCCAACATCAGCCAGAAGGAGCTCTTTCTTGGCAGAGAAATGGGGCTCTTTCGGTCACATTGAAAGATCACTCCTTCTTTTCCTTTGAATTGTTtagtacacggaaaaatacagtaaaccgaattacagtcatacctcatgttacgtttgcttcatgttacattTTTTCAGGATGCGTCctgcggcaacccggaagtaccagaaagggttacttccgggtttcgccactcgcgcatgcgcagtagcACTAAATCACGTTTCGCACATGCGCACAGGCACCAAAACGTGCCTTGCACCtgcgcagatacggcgcttcaggttgcgggcttttctcattgcgaacgggcctctggaatggatcccatttgcaaccagaggcaccactgtgaGTGAATGGCAAATAAAACGAATAACGGAGCCTTTGCGAGCGACCCTGCGAGGCGGGCCCTTTCCATACCCAGATCTGCAGCTTGATCCGCTTGTCGTTGCGGTAGATGGTCTTGACTTTGAAGTCGATGCCGACCGTGCTGACGAAGGCGGGCGTGAAGGAGTCGTCGGCGTAGCGGAAGAGGAAGGATGTCTTACCGACGCTGCTGTTGCCGATGATGAGGATCTTGAACATGTAGTCAAAGTTCTGGTCGGAGGACTCTTTCTGGCCGTAGCGGGCGTCGGTGGCGGAGGCCAtctggggagggaagaaggggaggtGAGGGGGTGAGCGGCGGGGGGCCCCTCGCTAGGACCCCAGGAGACACCCGTGGAAGCCAGAAAGGATTAAAGAGAAACCAAAGCAAGAGCTCGTTTCAAATTGGAAACCTTTCAAAGGGTATTTTAAAAATACCgcattttcctgtgtataagactaggtttccccccgaAAAAATAATGTcgaaaattagggggcgtcttatacgcggggccatctctccccattttcttaaatctgactCTCCAAAAacagggggcatcttatatatgggggcgtcttatagacagggGAAAACGGATACTTGCTGCCATTTAAACACGTTAGTGGCCTTTAGTAATTCCTGTTGACAATATATGTTCAGGGGGGGAAATAGATAGAAATAGTAATATTCCGTTAATAGTCAGACATGTTTAAGTATCGAGTTTATTAATAAGGAAAAGATATGGAAGGGACAGGAAGTCTAACGTTCATGAAGAAACCTATTGTTTGAAAGTTGTTATATTCTTTGTGTGTTCTATGATGTTTTTGATTTGATGATAATAAGATGGTGCAGTAAAAGATGTGATAGtgaacaataaagcattaaaaaaaaggaagtcagATTTCCAGGCTCCCTGAGCAAAGGAatagccctccccactcccaggaGAGAAACCCTCCACCTTCATCCCTGACCTGGACCCCAagacagtgggaccttggttcccaaatgccaaaagCCCAGAAGTAAGAGCTGGGTACCCAACCTCCAGCATCCCTGAAAGAACGCCACCActtttctgaatacagtggtaccttggttccccaacaccgaaaacccagaagtgagagtTCCGATTTATagacgtttttcggaagccaatcacccaatgcggctgtcggctattgtttccggggcgcctgcaccaatcagaagccatgccttggtttctgaacattttggaagtcaaacagacttccggaatagattaagtttggcgcttttgttttcgCTATTcgttttgcgtttttgtttttgaggcttttccggttaatttgtttctgtgactgtgtggaacccagttcagctatttaTTGATTGACTGTgcgactgcagaaatggataaaagccccccatccaaacagtgACCGTCATCAGTGCGGGTAAGgaaaaaataacaattttaatttttatcatctacaatactgccttatttattttatagcacagtacaCTGATTATTCctttctgtgatggcctgggagtcagactctgatgctgaacctgagggatcccagcctgcacaggattagttgcaagcgtgtgctcaacctgcaaccttgtgcctgaacctgccttggaccttgacctgctccctgccttgctccccgccggactgacctcctttggacccctagacccaggactggacttggacctcgcttcatggacaaacccttggggccagcacactttcaaatcatgttaaatggctgttttaggggttgtttttgaaagtctAGAATGGATTAATcagttttgcatgactttctatgggaaagcgcgtcttggttttggaacgctttggttttggaacagacttccggaacggattaagtctgagaaccaagcgATCACTGTAATAAAAATATCTAAATAAAACAGGCCAAAATAAGACACTGTTGCAGCCAGAATGttgcagcagaatattaaaatacaatgattcatcaaatattaaaagctttcctatacaaagctgcctttaggtgtcttctaaaagtccaatagttgtttatttctttgacatctgatgggagggcgttccacagggcgggcgccaccaccaagaaggccctaacACCCCATATGCCCCAACTGCATGCTGTAGTGCACTGGTATTGGACTGGTGGGTCAGGACTCACTAGGGGGGTTGCAGCCCGATCTGCGAcgggttgcaacaggagcaccgTTGCCATGCAAATATGGGGCACAAGGTGCGGAAATGGGAGGACAAATtcatattttgtttcaaaattagTCCAAGAAGGTTGTAGATACTTGCTGAAGGAAAGTCCATTCCTTGGACGAGAGAGATGGGGAACATCTTGCAAATCTCCAGGACTTAAAACGGCTGGGAGGAGCTcctctatcctccccccccccaagattttcGGTGCCACTGACACGCTAACCACTTCGCCActcagactgggacctgggagagacctgaGTTCAAttccccagtcagccatgaaggCCACTAGGTGTGAGTGTCTTGAGGCAGCTGGAGGatggaggttgaatcctgacaagacagaaggactgtttctgggggatagggggcggatgtgggggactccctggtcctgaatggggcaactgcgtccctgaaggaccaggtgtgcagccgggggtcattttggactcacagctgtccatggaggcacaggtcagttctgtgtccagggcagctgtctcccagctccatctgggacACAGGATGAggccctccctgcccgcagactggtcagagtggtgcatgctctggttttctcccgcttggactactgccatgcgatctccatggggctccctttgaaggtgcaATCCAGAATGAagcagccagactggggactgggagtggagACCATATAaccccagtcctgaaagacctccattggctcccagtccacttctgagcacaattcaaagggttggttcTGACCTTGAAAGTCCAAaacggcccagtagacctgaaggaccgtctccacccccatcattcagcctggacactgaggtccagatctgagggtcttctggcagttccctccccgtgagaagtgaggttgcagggaactaggcagagggccttcttggtggtgacgcctgccttgtggaacgccctcccaccagatgtcaaagaaataaacaactacctgacttttagaagacatctgaaggcagccctgtttagggaagtctttaaggtttaatgttttaacgtgtttttaatattctgttgtgagctgcctggagaagctggggcaacccagtcagatgggtggcatattgataaattatcatcatcatcatcatcatcatcattagagaTCTGTCTCTTCAAAGGAGCCTCCCTCAAAGGGCTGTCGTGAGCGTAAAATGGGCAAAAATTAAATAGTAACGATAACAAGACTCACAGCCCTGTCTTTGCCCCTATCTTAACTATGCAAAAAAAGGACCAGCGTCATTAATGGTGCCACAGACTGGGAAGAAAACGAAACCCAGTTTCTGTTCCACATCcaccttccttctccccctcctgcaatgcagctcACCAGCCAGAGCATGCTCTCTGGAAATGCGAGCTGCCAAAAAGTGCTTGTGgatggggaaaataataattaatatgtgGTTATTAGTCAAAGCGATATCCAGAGAACTGCCTTCTGCTGGGGGGAAATGTCTACGCGAAGGAAAACAAGACGGCAAAGACTTTTGGCACGGAAACCTGTTCAGTTCCTGACACCCCTTTCAAATCCCATTGTTCGTTGCTGTGTTTTGCCgtgcaacattaaaaataaagcacctctacctttttaaataaatgcatgtattGCAGTTGCAAACATTGGTAGGGATGCATCGACCCCAAGGTGAGAATCCGGAATGGAGACAAGGATTCGCTTTCCACGAATCCGTCGCCATCTTTTCCAATCGAGCCCACCCCATATCATTCGCCCGCTGCCCAGATCCCTTCCTAACCCTGTTGGATTAAAAACACTGAGAGAAATAAACAAGCCAATCTCTCTTTGAGGACGGTGTCCACAAAACGCTGCTTCTGGCCAGATTTCCCTGGgagtctgggggtggggagggccgcAGCCCTAGTAACCGGCCCTTAAACCTGCACGCTTTGTTCCATGGCCTACTTTTCCTCCTGCATAACCCTTTTAGCTAATTAAATAGCCAGCCACTCGCAACATGCAAATCTTGGGGCCGCCAAGCCGTTCCTACAGGAGGCGTCAAAGCAGGATTTTATGGGAGGGGGAGACGCATTTGCACACTCAGGCCGGGAaggattaaattttaaaaaaaaccaccagatcCTAGTTAGTGGTATTTTCATGCatcaggaagggtggggtggggggtccccAAGCTGCATTGGGAAGGATCCGCTTCCCGGTTCACCCCAAACCTCCAGGAATTTTAATTATGGCAAAGAAGCTAAACCCCAAAAAAGGTTAACAAGGAAACAGGATTAAGTGAGATCAAGGCAAGAGACGGGCAGCTTGCTTTTGCCAACAGAAAACTCCTTATTTCCTTCGTAGAAATGGAGAGGAGAtggccccccacccaccccagatggCTGACaacttgtgcccccccccccgcctgcctgtTTGTGGCATGCaggattgacacacacacacacacccagaaaaaaAGGTGAGCAATTTGGGAAGAGTCTGGATATGGGAAAAGGGCTGATCTGGCTTTTTCAGGCTACGGCTATCTCAAGCCCTGACTGCAGTGGGGTGTCAACGCAGCACCcctccttcagatgctgttggactactggtcgatgggagttgtagtccgaaaacgcATCAGTTATTCTTGTACAACAACTCACACTtttccccttcttcccagcaagggagaaaaaaatcGTGCATTTGTGAGCAGGCAAAGGAGAAGAGCCACGTTTTCCTGCGTCAGAGGAGGCGGTCCGGAAAGCTAAATTTGCCCACGCGGCATGTTCTGTCCCTGACATCGGGAACAGGCTGCCTGCTGGCTGCGATCCTGCGGGGTCTGCTTCCTTCTGCAACCCCAACGACACACACAGAGGGGTAAAAGAAGCTGTCTTATGCGGAATCCAGTGCAGCTTGCCCACCTAGCACAatactgcctgctctgactggcagcaatggctccccAGGGGGTGAACTCTGACCTGAATGCAAAGTGACTGCATTCAAACTTTCATGGGGGGCAGGAAACGCCCTGTTTtcagctccctccccacccagaaCGGGGACCCCCACCCACTGATCTTGCTTACAGGAAATGAAAACAGGCTGCAtaatgacataataataatattgttgttgttgttcttgttcttgttcttattatttattgaatttatatactgccctatacctacaggttatcagggcggttcacaaaataaaatcaaaatataaaaccaacaaAATAACCATGATAATAACAATATTACACGTCTCCTCTTTCTTCCAAGGATGACTGAAATAAGATTACAGTCGTTTCATTGAATAACTCACATCTGCCCCAATAATTGTtctgataataatgataatattattATCTGCTCTGTATCCCGTATTTCCTCTGAGGATTACTTGATATAGATATCTCCTCTTCCAAGGATGACTGAAATAATATTATGGTTACTTATTACATAACTCACATTTGCTTCAAGAATTGCTGTAAAAATCGCAATATCGTAATTTATTGTGTATTCCGTATTTCCTCTGAGGATTACTCACATATTAAAGTTGTTTATTACATATCCGTAATTATGTAATTATTTCActtcaactaggcctttggctgatttgacAACCAATGCCCttctaaaatgtgttggggagtggGGCGCTATTGGATTGTtctcgtttttgtttttattctgcattttgtggttttatattgtgattttatcttgtgaactgccccgagacctgCGGTTAtcaggcggtatacaaatttacttaataataatagtaataaatatatttattgcctAGCCCACCATTCCTCCAAGAATCCCTCTAATAATGCAGAAATAAACTACCGTATTCTACTTATTATGCAGCACCTCAAACATTGTAAATATTTGTTGCATTTCCTCCAGGACGCTTAAGTtgctcccaccctccccttccccatttcatcatcacaacaaccgTGCGAGGTAGGACAGGATGAGAAAACACTCAATAGCCTCCAAGGTCACCCGGCGCATGGCTGAGCGGCCATTTGAACCCGGGCCTCTCCGGGACCCTCGTCTGCCTTGCTTCCCTCTATCCTGCCCTCCCCGCAGGCCCTgcgtgaccccaagggtcacattCTGTGCTATGCAATCATCCCGAGGGCCGCATGGCCTcacagtgggtggggccaggagcaggaggagtcaCCAATGCAAATTTCGCTTCCAAGAGGCCTGGTCCGAGTTCGAGAGCAACACTGCAGCCAATCCAAAACCAAGAGGAGAGTGCCAAGGGCCTGGTAAGATAGGCCCGGGGCCGCATGCGAGATTCGATCTAATCCTGCTGAAAACAATCTAAAGGCCAACAATGGCACCGGATGCTCAAGCAGCAGGGCCCCATCTCTTTGCTTGTCTGCAGATAGACTGCTCCTGAACAGGGGGCTCTGCCTGAGCCACCAAcaggccctctcctcctcccctgccccacacaTTTGGTTCACACAGAGCCCACTTTTAAATGCCAcccaggcagggccggatttaggtttgatgcggccctcagctcctgaaggtaatggggccctttatatgtccagctgtccgttGTCAAAAAAAACTGTCACTGttcttttgtgttgaatatatgctatatggccaTTGATGGACCTgacaggtatctcaagccatttgcacctgTTGTCATGCAACCaggccatgcagaatgtaggcaccctatatatagaaaggaggaaaccaggaatatttgagggagcaggctagctgCCGGGccccatgacttacatcagagGAGCCGACACAACATAAAACatggttgctgtatgtaggttaaATTTTGTNNNNNNNNNNNNNNNNNNNNNNNNNNNNNNNNNNNNNNNNNNNNNNNNNNNNNNNNNNNNNNNNNNNNNNNNNNNNNNNNNNNNNNNNNNNNNNNNNNNNNNNNNNNNNNNNNNNNNNNNNNNNNNNNNNNNNNNNNNNNNNNNNNNNNNNNNNNNNNNNNNNNNNNNNNNNNNNNNNNNNNNNNNNNNNNNNNNNNNNNATATTTGTTGCATTTCCTCCAGGACGCTTAAGTtgctcccaccctccccttccccatttcatcatcacaacaaccgTGCGAGGTAGGACAGGATGAGAAAACACTCAATAGCCTCCAAGGTCACCCGGCGCATTGCTGAGCGGCCATTTGAACCCGGGCCTCTCCGGGACCCTCGTCTGCCTTGCTTCCCTCTATCCTGGCCCTCCCCGCAGGCCCTgcgtgaccccaagggtcacattCTGTGCTATGCATCATCCCGAGGGCCGCATGGCCTcacagtgggtggggccaggagcAGGAGAGTCACCAATGCAAATTCGCTTCCAAGAGGCCTGGTCCGAGTTCGAGAGCAACACTGCAGCCAATCCAAAACCAGAGGAGAGTGCCAAGGGCCTGGTAAGATAGGCCCGGGGCCGCATGCGAGATTCGATCTAATCCTGCTGAAAACAATCTAAAGGCCAACAATGGCACCGGATGCTCAAGCAGCAGGGCCCCATCTCTTTGCTTGTCTGCAGATAGACTGCTCCTGAACAGGGGGCTCTGCCTGAGCCACCAAcaggccctctcctcctcccctgccccacacaTTTGGTTCACACAGAGCCCACTTTTAAATGCCAcccaggcagggccggatttaggtttgatgcggccctcagctcctgaaggtaatggggccctttatatgtccagctgtccgttGTCAAAAAAAACTGTCACTGttcttttgtgttgaatatatgctatatggccaTTGATGGACCTgacaggtatctcaagccatttgcacctgTTGTCATGCAACCaggccatgcagaatgtaggcaccctatatatagaaaggaggaaaccaggaatatttgagggagcaggctagctgCCGGGccccatgacttacatcagagGAGCCGACACAACATAAAACatggttgctgtatgtaggttaaattttgtttgtttttcatcctctattttggaaatggacatccagttttttaattttgggggggccaccaagagagtggg
The genomic region above belongs to Lacerta agilis isolate rLacAgi1 chromosome 18, rLacAgi1.pri, whole genome shotgun sequence and contains:
- the RAB3A gene encoding ras-related protein Rab-3A, with the protein product MASATDARYGQKESSDQNFDYMFKILIIGNSSVGKTSFLFRYADDSFTPAFVSTVGIDFKVKTIYRNDKRIKLQIWDTAGQERYRTITTAYYRGAMGFILMYDITNEESFNAVQDWSTQIKTYSWDNAQVLLVGNKCDMEDERVVSSERGRQLAEHLGFEFFEASAKDNINVKQTFERLVDIICEKMSESLDTADPAVTGAKQGPQLTDQQAPPHQDCAC